In Hemicordylus capensis ecotype Gifberg chromosome 3, rHemCap1.1.pri, whole genome shotgun sequence, one DNA window encodes the following:
- the LOC128350341 gene encoding cytochrome P450 2J4-like isoform X2: protein MRRHCLCASGRMLASRYGDIYTLWLGHTPIVVLNNFEAVKEALITHSEDFAERPRNPCFENLVGSACGIIFSNGHAWKQQRRFSLMTLRNLGLGKRSLEGCVQHQATCLVQALAQEKGRPMDPYSSILSSVGNLIGNVLFGHWFSTADDRFHCLVKGSKAMEEFSSTLCSQLYNAFPSVMKHLQPIIVSTMSALRHWKKLELIIREEIQSHQRSWVPEEPRDFIDLYLAQLEKNKDDPNSPFTELNMVQVIMDLFIAGLDTSTIALSWALLYMMTYPEIQEQVQEELNTVLGPSHVISYEDRKILPFTNAVIHETQRVSSMTATGVFHKCTKDTKLQGLPISKGTIILPNLYSIHYDPDHWETPHKFNPSHFLDKDGNFTNNEAFLPFSAGVRVCLGEKFARTTLFIFFTNLLRAFRFQMPEGVKEINTEPILGSALQPHPFKACAIARKTVLNPAA, encoded by the exons ATGCGCCGTCACTGCCTCTGTGCTTCTGGTCGGATG TTGGCCTCGAGGTATGGAGACATCTACACCCTCTGGCTGGGACATACCCCTATTGTTGTGCTGAACAACTTCGAAGCTGTGAAGGAGGCCCTGATCACCCATTCTGAGGATTTTGCAGAGAGACCTCGCAACCCTTGCTTCGAGAATCTAGTGGGCAGCGCATGCG GAATCATTTTTTCCAATGGCCACGCATGGAAGCAGCAGAGGCGGTTCAGCCTGATGACGCTGCGGAACCTGGGGCTGGGGAAGAGGAGTCTGGAGGGCTGCGTTCAGCATCAAGCCACTTGCCTGGTCCAAGCCCTTGCACAAGAGAAAG GAAGACCTATGGACCCCTACAGCTCCATCCTTTCTTCTGTTGGCAATTTGATTGGAAATGTGCTTTTTGGACATTGGTTTTCCACAGCAGATGACCGCTTCCACTGTCTGGTCAAAGGCTCAAAGGCAATGGAAGAATTCAGCAGTACCTTATGTTCACAA CTCTATAATGCCTTTCCTTCTGTGATGAAGCACCTACAACCAATCATAGTCAGTACTATGTCAGCACTGCGTCATTGGAAGAAACTAGAACTAATCATCAGGGAGGAGATCCAGAGTCATCAGAGGAGCTGGGTGCCTGAGGAGCCTCGGGACTTCATTGACTTATACCTTGCTCAGCTAGAGAAG AACAAAGATGATCCCAACTCACCATTTACAGAACTCAACATGGTCCAGGTGATTATGGACCTCTTCATCGCAGGCTTAGACACATCCACCATTGCCTTGTCCTGGGCACTTCTCTACATGATGACCTATCCGGAGATACAAG AACAAGTGCAAGAGGAGCTGAACACTGTCCTCGGTCCATCCCATGTCATCAGCTATGAGGACCGGAAAATCCTGCCCTTCACCAATGCAGTGATACATGAAACGCAGAGAGTCAGCAGCATGACCGCAACAGGAGTGTTTCACAAGTGCACCAAGGATACAAAATTACAGGGATTGCCCATTAGCAAG GGCACCATCATTTTGCCAAACTTATACTCCATCCATTATGACCCGGACCACTGGGAGACACCACACAAGTTCAACCCAAGTCACTTCCTGGACAAGGATGGGAATTTCACCAATAACGAGGCTTTCTTACCATTCTCAGCAG GGGTCCGGGTGTGTTTGGGGGAGAAGTTCGCAAGAACAACCCTCTTCATTTTCTTCACCAACCTGCTGCGGGCATTCAGATTTCAGATGCCAGAAGGAGTGAAGGAAATCAACACTGAGCCCATTCTGGGGTCTGCCCTGCAACCACACCCATTCAAAGCATGTGCTATTGCTCGCAAGACTGTGTTAAATCCAGCAGCCTAG
- the LOC128350341 gene encoding cytochrome P450 2J4-like isoform X3 codes for MTLRNLGLGKRSLEGCVQHQATCLVQALAQEKGRPMDPYSSILSSVGNLIGNVLFGHWFSTADDRFHCLVKGSKAMEEFSSTLCSQLYNAFPSVMKHLQPIIVSTMSALRHWKKLELIIREEIQSHQRSWVPEEPRDFIDLYLAQLEKNKDDPNSPFTELNMVQVIMDLFIAGLDTSTIALSWALLYMMTYPEIQEQVQEELNTVLGPSHVISYEDRKILPFTNAVIHETQRVSSMTATGVFHKCTKDTKLQGLPISKGTIILPNLYSIHYDPDHWETPHKFNPSHFLDKDGNFTNNEAFLPFSAGVRVCLGEKFARTTLFIFFTNLLRAFRFQMPEGVKEINTEPILGSALQPHPFKACAIARKTVLNPAA; via the exons ATGACGCTGCGGAACCTGGGGCTGGGGAAGAGGAGTCTGGAGGGCTGCGTTCAGCATCAAGCCACTTGCCTGGTCCAAGCCCTTGCACAAGAGAAAG GAAGACCTATGGACCCCTACAGCTCCATCCTTTCTTCTGTTGGCAATTTGATTGGAAATGTGCTTTTTGGACATTGGTTTTCCACAGCAGATGACCGCTTCCACTGTCTGGTCAAAGGCTCAAAGGCAATGGAAGAATTCAGCAGTACCTTATGTTCACAA CTCTATAATGCCTTTCCTTCTGTGATGAAGCACCTACAACCAATCATAGTCAGTACTATGTCAGCACTGCGTCATTGGAAGAAACTAGAACTAATCATCAGGGAGGAGATCCAGAGTCATCAGAGGAGCTGGGTGCCTGAGGAGCCTCGGGACTTCATTGACTTATACCTTGCTCAGCTAGAGAAG AACAAAGATGATCCCAACTCACCATTTACAGAACTCAACATGGTCCAGGTGATTATGGACCTCTTCATCGCAGGCTTAGACACATCCACCATTGCCTTGTCCTGGGCACTTCTCTACATGATGACCTATCCGGAGATACAAG AACAAGTGCAAGAGGAGCTGAACACTGTCCTCGGTCCATCCCATGTCATCAGCTATGAGGACCGGAAAATCCTGCCCTTCACCAATGCAGTGATACATGAAACGCAGAGAGTCAGCAGCATGACCGCAACAGGAGTGTTTCACAAGTGCACCAAGGATACAAAATTACAGGGATTGCCCATTAGCAAG GGCACCATCATTTTGCCAAACTTATACTCCATCCATTATGACCCGGACCACTGGGAGACACCACACAAGTTCAACCCAAGTCACTTCCTGGACAAGGATGGGAATTTCACCAATAACGAGGCTTTCTTACCATTCTCAGCAG GGGTCCGGGTGTGTTTGGGGGAGAAGTTCGCAAGAACAACCCTCTTCATTTTCTTCACCAACCTGCTGCGGGCATTCAGATTTCAGATGCCAGAAGGAGTGAAGGAAATCAACACTGAGCCCATTCTGGGGTCTGCCCTGCAACCACACCCATTCAAAGCATGTGCTATTGCTCGCAAGACTGTGTTAAATCCAGCAGCCTAG